Part of the Microbacterium sp. Clip185 genome is shown below.
TCGCGGCATCCCAGGTCCTGACCTACGTCGGATGGCGCTTCGCCAACTGGCTCGACGCGTTCAACCCCGACATCATCGACCGCACCGGCGGCAGCTACCAGCTCGTGCAGGGGATCTTCGGCCTCGCTCACGGCGGTCTGCTGGGCACGGGCCTCGGCCAGGGCCGACCCTCGATCACCCCGCTGGCGCAGAGCGACTACATCTTCCCGAGTCTCGGCGAAGAGATCGGTCTGATCGGCGTCTTCGCGATCCTCTGCCTGTACATGGTGTTCACCAGCCGTGGACTGCGCGTCGGTGTCGCGGGCCAAGACGACTTCGGCAAGCTGCTCGCGACGGGACTCTCGTTCACCATCGCCCTGCAGGTGTTCATCATGGTCGGCGGCGTGACCCGGGTCATCCCGCTCACGGGTCTGACGACGCCGTTCCTCGCCGCGGGCGGCTCCTCCCTCGTGGCGAACTGGATCATCGTCGCGCTCATCCTGCGGATCTCGGATGCGGTGCGCAATCAGCCCCGGGTGGTGATCGGATGACCCGCGAAGTCCGCCGGCTCAGCTTCGTGATGCTGGCCATGTTCCTCGTGCTGTTCGGTTCGACCAGCGTCATCCAGGTGTTCCAGGCGTCGACTCTGGCCGAAAACGGCGAGAACCGGCGCGCGCTGTACGACTCGTACGAGATCCAGCGCGGCTCGATCATCGCCAGCGGCGCGGCCATCGCGTCCTCCAGCCCGAGCAACGACGTCTACAGCTGGCAGCGCAGCTACACGGACGCCGACATGTGGTCCCCGGTGACCGGATACATCAATGCGGCGCTGGGATCGGCGACGGGCATCGAACAGGCCATGAACCGGGAGCTCTCGGGCACCGGCGGCGGCCAGTTCTTCTCCCGCGTCGAGCAGATCTTCACCGGGCAGCCCCCGCAGGGATCCAACGTCGTCCTCTCGGTCGACGCGAACGTGCAGAAGGCGGCGTACGACGCGCTGGGCGACCTGCAGGGCGCCGTCGTGGCGATCGAGCCGAAGACCGGCCGCATCCTCGCGATGGTCTCCAAGCCCGGCTACGACACCAACCTGCTCGCCTCGCACGATCTGGGTGCGGTGCAGGCCTCGTACAACGATCTCGTCAACAACGCGCTGCAGCCGATGTCCAACCGCGCCATCGGGGGCAGGATGAACCCGCCGGGATCGACCTTCAAGCTCGTCGTCGCCTCCGCCGCTCTGGCCTCGGGCAACTGGACCCTCCAGTCCACGCTGCCGAACGTCGCCAGCTACACGCTTCCCGGAACCTCCACCGCCATCAGCAACGCCGGCGGCGGAGCGTGCGGGCCGGGCGAGACCGTGACCCTCGCCGACGCCCTGCGCCTGAGCTGCAACATCCCGATGGCGGAGCTCGCCGTCCAGCTCGGCGACGACGCGATCCGCGCCGAGGCGGAGAAGTACGGCTTCAACAAGTCGTTCGCCACGCCCGTGGACTCCACGCCCTCGGTGTATCCCACCGCCGCGCTCAGTGACGACAAGACCGCGCTCACCGGGTTCGGTCAGGGCGACGTCCGCGCGACGCCGCTGCAGATGGCCATGGTCTCGGCCGGCATCGCGAACGGCGGGATGGTCATGAATCCCCAGATGGTGGACCAGGTCATCGGTCCGGATCTCTCGGTGCAGCAGCAGTTCGAGCCGACCGAGTTCGGGCGGGCGCTGAACGAGGATCTCGCGAACCAGCTGGCGAGCGCGATGGTCGCCAATGTCAGTGACGGCGTGGCGTCGAATGCAAGAATAGACGGAGTCGAAGTGGGCGGTAAGACGGGTACGGCGGAGAACGGCGGGTCCAACCCGTACACGCTCTGGTTCACCGGTTTCGCGCCCGCTGAAGACCCCGAGGTCGCGGTCGCAGTGGTCGTCGAGAACGGCGGCGGGCAAGGTCAGTCGGGCAGCGGTAACTCCATCGCAGCGCCCATTGCAAAGAAGGTCATGGAGGCGGTGCTGGGACGATGAGGCCGACACAGGGAGCGACGTTCGGTGGGCGTTACGAGCTGGATTCGCGCATCGCCATCGGCGGTATGGGCGAGGTCTGGGAAGCCACTGACCACGTCATCGGGCGCACGGTGGCGATCAAGATCCTCAAGGACGAGTACATGGGGGACCCCGGGTTCCTCGAGCGGTTCCGCGCGGAGGCGCGCCATGCCGCACTCGTGAACCACGAGGGGATCGCCAGCGTCTTCGATTACGGCGAGGAGAACGGATCCGCGTTCCTGGTCATGGAGCTCGTTCCCGGCGAGGCGCTGTCGACCATCCTCGAGCGCGAGGGCTCACTGTCCACGGACAAGACGCTCGACATCGTCGCGCAGACCGCATCCGCGCTGCAGGCCGCACACGCCGCCGGCCTCGTGCACCGCGACATCAAGCCGGGAAACCTGCTCATCACGCCCGACGGGCGCGTGAAGATCACCGACTTCGGAATCGCGCGCATCGCCGACCAGGTGCCGTTGACGGCGACCGGTCAGGTCATGGGCACGGTGCAGTACCTCTCGCCCGAGCAGGCGTCGGGTCATCCCGCATCCCCCGCGACCGACATCTACTCGCTCGGCATCGTCGCGTACGAGTGCCTCGCGGGCAAGCGTCCCTTCACGGGCGAGTCGCAGGTCGCGATCGCGATGGCGCAGATCAACGAGCAGCCGCCGGCGCTGCCGCCCACGGTGGCGGTTCCCGTGCAGAACCTCGTCATGGCGATGATCGCCAAGAAGCCCGAGGAGCGTCCCGCATCCGCCGCCGCCGTCGCCCGCGCTGCCAGCGCGCTGCGCCGCGGCGACGTGACGGCCGCCACGGTCGCGGTGCCCGCCATCGGCGGCGCCGTGGGCGCGGACGATGCCACCCAGCTGCTCGGGGTCGGCGAGACGCAGGCGGCGACGCAGCTTCTGAGCGCCTCCACCGCGGCGTCCCCGGTGGACGAGCCCGCCAAGCGCAAGCGCAGCCCCTGGACCTGGCCGCTCGTCGCCCTCATCGTGCTGCTCCTGATCGTGCTGGGCGGAACCCTGTGGGCGATCTTCGGCAACCAGAGCGCGGATCCCGGACCGACCGGAACCAGCACGCGCACGACGGCGACCACTCCGTCGTCGACGCCCACCCCGAGCAAGACGACCGTGGATGTCGCCGCGCTCGACCTGGTGGGCAAGAGCTGTGAAGAGGCAACGGGACTCGCGCAGGGAGCAGGGCTGCTGGCCTCCTGCACGCCCGGCAATTCCGCGCCGAGCCCCGACCAGGTCGGCCTGGTCTACAGCGTGAGCCCGACCGGGAACGCGCCCGAGGGCTCGCAGCTCACCCTGACGGTTTACGCCGACCAGACGCCGATCGGAGCTCCCGCGATGCCGCGCATCGAGGTCAACGGCGCGAAGGCGGAGACGGTGACGGCGGGCTCCACCGTGCAGATCAACTGGGAAGGCTTCACGTGCCCGTCCGGTACCGGGTCGGTCGTGAGCTACAACTTCACCGCGGTCAACGGCATCTTCACCTCAACGGGTCAGTCCACGGCCGCCGCCGGACCCAACCAGCGTCCGATCCCGCTCGAGGTCGGGACGAACACCGGACAGGCGCTCATCGTCAGCTACACCGTGACCTGCTCCGGCTCGGGCGACGGCACGACGCGCAACTCGGAGACGTCGCCGCAGGCCCAGGCCAACGTGCAGTCCTCGTCGCCGTCACCGACACCCACCAGCCCCCTCCTGGGCGGGAACTGAGCGCAAGCCGCCGACTCGCCCCGGATTCTGCCAGGGCGGGTCGGTTAGGCTTTCATCTGTTGCACCCAGGGAGTCGCCGTGTCAGATGATCCACGCGTACTCGCCGGTCGCTACCGCATCGATGAGCTCATCGGTCGCGGCGGCATGGCGAGTGTGTTCCGAGGCTACGACCTGACCCTCGACCGCGAGGTTGCACTCAAGATCCTGCGCCGGGAGCTCGCGGACGACGCCGCCTTCCGTACTCGTTTCCGACTGGAGGCACAGGCCGCCTCCCGCATGTCCCACCCGACAATCGTGCGGGTGTTCGATGCCGGCGAAGACAGCGAGACGACCGCCGACGGCGTGGCGCACCCCGTGCCGTTCATCGTCATGGAGCTCGTCAACGGCGACCTGCTGAAGGACATCATCTCCGGCGGAGACGTGCCCGTAACGGACGCGGTGCGCTATGTCGACGGCATCCTCGAGGCACTCGAGTACTCCCACCGCGCCGGCGTCGTGCACCGCGACATCAAGCCGGGCAACGTGATGGTCACGGCCGCGGGCCAGGTGAAGGTCATGGACTTCGGCATCGCGCGAGCCGTGTCCGACTCCTCCTCCACTGTGGCCGAGACGACGGCCATCATCGGCACAGCCGCCTATTTCTCTCCCGAGCAGGCCAAGGGCGAACCGGTCGACGCGCGCGCCGACCTCTATTCGACGGGCGTCGTCCTCTACGAGCTGCTCACCGGACGCCCGCCGTTCCGGGGCGAGACTCCCGTCGC
Proteins encoded:
- a CDS encoding peptidoglycan D,D-transpeptidase FtsI family protein; the encoded protein is MTREVRRLSFVMLAMFLVLFGSTSVIQVFQASTLAENGENRRALYDSYEIQRGSIIASGAAIASSSPSNDVYSWQRSYTDADMWSPVTGYINAALGSATGIEQAMNRELSGTGGGQFFSRVEQIFTGQPPQGSNVVLSVDANVQKAAYDALGDLQGAVVAIEPKTGRILAMVSKPGYDTNLLASHDLGAVQASYNDLVNNALQPMSNRAIGGRMNPPGSTFKLVVASAALASGNWTLQSTLPNVASYTLPGTSTAISNAGGGACGPGETVTLADALRLSCNIPMAELAVQLGDDAIRAEAEKYGFNKSFATPVDSTPSVYPTAALSDDKTALTGFGQGDVRATPLQMAMVSAGIANGGMVMNPQMVDQVIGPDLSVQQQFEPTEFGRALNEDLANQLASAMVANVSDGVASNARIDGVEVGGKTGTAENGGSNPYTLWFTGFAPAEDPEVAVAVVVENGGGQGQSGSGNSIAAPIAKKVMEAVLGR
- a CDS encoding serine/threonine-protein kinase codes for the protein MRPTQGATFGGRYELDSRIAIGGMGEVWEATDHVIGRTVAIKILKDEYMGDPGFLERFRAEARHAALVNHEGIASVFDYGEENGSAFLVMELVPGEALSTILEREGSLSTDKTLDIVAQTASALQAAHAAGLVHRDIKPGNLLITPDGRVKITDFGIARIADQVPLTATGQVMGTVQYLSPEQASGHPASPATDIYSLGIVAYECLAGKRPFTGESQVAIAMAQINEQPPALPPTVAVPVQNLVMAMIAKKPEERPASAAAVARAASALRRGDVTAATVAVPAIGGAVGADDATQLLGVGETQAATQLLSASTAASPVDEPAKRKRSPWTWPLVALIVLLLIVLGGTLWAIFGNQSADPGPTGTSTRTTATTPSSTPTPSKTTVDVAALDLVGKSCEEATGLAQGAGLLASCTPGNSAPSPDQVGLVYSVSPTGNAPEGSQLTLTVYADQTPIGAPAMPRIEVNGAKAETVTAGSTVQINWEGFTCPSGTGSVVSYNFTAVNGIFTSTGQSTAAAGPNQRPIPLEVGTNTGQALIVSYTVTCSGSGDGTTRNSETSPQAQANVQSSSPSPTPTSPLLGGN